One stretch of Macaca nemestrina isolate mMacNem1 chromosome 17, mMacNem.hap1, whole genome shotgun sequence DNA includes these proteins:
- the LOC105473767 gene encoding chromodomain-helicase-DNA-binding protein 3 isoform X2 encodes MPRRGLVAGPDLEYFQRRYFTPAEVAQHNRPEDLWVSYLGRVYDLTSLAQEYKGNLLLKPIVEVAGQDISHWFDPKTKDIRKHIDPLTGCLRYCTPRGRFVHVPPQLPCSDWANDFGKPWWQGSYYEVGRLSAKTRSIRIINTLTSQEHTLEVGVLESIWEILHRYLPYNAHAASYTWKYEGKNLNMDFTLEENGIRDEEEEFDYLNMDDKDDIRLLPSALGVKKRKRGPKKQKENKPGKPRKRKKRDSEEEFGSERDEYREKSESGGSEYGTGPGRKRRRKHREKKEKKTKRRKKGEGDGGQKQVEQKSSATLLLTWGLEDVEHVFSEEDYHTLTNYKAFSQFMRPLIAKKNPKIPMSKMMTILGAKWREFSANNPFKGSAAAVAAAAAAAAAAVAEQVSAAVSSATPIAPSGPPALPPPPAADIQPPPIRRAKTKEGKGPGHKRRSKSPRVPDGRKKLRGKKMAPLKIKLGLLGGKRKKGGSYVFQSDEGPEPEAEESDLDSGSVHSASGRPDGPVRTKKLKRGRPGRKKKKVLGCPAVAGEEEVDGYETDHQDYCEVCQQGGEIILCDTCPRAYHLVCLDPELDRAPEGKWSCPHCEKEGVQWEAKEEEEEYEEEGEEEGEKEEEDDHMEYCRVCKDGGELLCCDACISSYHIHCLNPPLPDIPNGEWLCPRCTCPVLKGRVQKILHWRWGEPPVAVPAPQQADGNPDVPAPRPLQGRSEREFFVKWVGLSYWHCSWAKELQLEIFHLVMYRNYQRKNDMDEPPPLDYGSGEDDGKSDKRKVKDPHYAEMEEKYYRFGIKPEWMTVHRIINHSVDKKGNYHYLVKWRDLPYDQSTWEEDEMNIPEYEEHKQSYWRHRELIMGEDPAQPRKYKKKKKELQGDGPPSSPTNDPTVKYETQPRFITATGGTLHMYQLEGLNWLRFSWAQGTDTILADEMGLGKTIQTIVFLYSLYKEGHTKGPFLVSAPLSTIINWEREFQMWAPKFYVVTYTGDKDSRAIIRENEFSFEDNAIKGGKKAFKMKREAQVKFHVLLTSYELITIDQAALGSIRWACLVVDEAHRLKNNQSKFFRVLNGYKIDHKLLLTGTPLQNNLEELFHLLNFLTPERFNNLEGFLEEFADISKEDQIKKLHDLLGPHMLRRLKADVFKNMPAKTELIVRVELSPMQKKYYKYILTRNFEALNSRGGGNQVSLLNIMMDLKKCCNHPYLFPVAAMESPKLPSGAYEGGALIKSSGKLMLLQKMLRKLKEQGHRVLIFSQMTKMLDLLEDFLDYEGYKYERIDGGITGALRQEAIDRFNAPGAQQFCFLLSTRAGGLGINLATADTVIIFDSDWNPHNDIQAFSRAHRIGQANKVMIYRFVTRASVEERITQVAKRKMMLTHLVVRPGLGSKAGSMSKQELDDILKFGTEELFKDENEGENKEEDSSVIHYDNEAIARLLDRNQDATEDTDVQNMNEYLSSFKVAQYVVREEDKIEEIEREIIKQEENVDPDYWEKLLRHHYEQQQEDLARNLGKGKRVRKQVNYNDAAQEDQDNQSEYSVGSEEEDEDFDERPEGRRQSKRQLRNEKDKPLPPLLARVGGNIEVLGFNTRQRKAFLNAVMRWGMPPQDAFTTQWLVRDLRGKTEKEFKAYVSLFMRHLCEPGADGSETFADGVPREGLSRQQVLTRIGVMSLVKKKVQEFEHINGRWSMPELMPDPSADSKRSSRASSPTKTSPTTPEASATNSPCTSKPATPAPSEKGEGIRTPLEKEEAENQEEKPEKNSRIGEKMDTEVDAPSPAPSLGERLEPRKIPLEDEVPGVPGEMELEPGYRGDREKSATESTPGERGEEKPMDGQEHRERPEGEAGDLGKREDVKGDQELRPGPRDEPRSNGRREEKTEKPRFMFNIADGGFTELHTLWQNEERAAISSGKLNEIWHRRHDYWLLAGIVLHGYARWQDIQNDAQFAIINEPFKTEANKGNFLEMKNKFLARRFKLLEQALVIEEQLRRAAYLNLSQEPAHPAMALHARFAEAECLAESHQHLSKESLAGNKPANAVLHKGKGRGGPARGRAHNAASEPAGGVAERHEGGRDPPASHAIPNTPHRSPPSDVRAQHPQPAGQQGHGASPHTGLPPGSLRYTSGVRGGLQRRTRRGPGRRRRQLQPDACRVLHHSRHQRPSSAGEEGEGNGGGVGVRRAGSEGAPSRGGDLYRRLTGSQACPSPRPRPRGRPPAQALGPAASPPPSPPLGPSLG; translated from the exons ATAAGGATGACATTCGGCTGCTGCCTTCAGCATTGGGTGTGAAGAAGAGAAAACGAGGACCCAAGAAACAGAAGGAGAACAAGCCAGGAAAACCCCGAAAACGCAAGAAGCGT gaCAGTGAGGAGGAATTTGGTTCTGAGCGAGATGAGTACCGGGAGAAGTCAGAGAGTGGGGGGAGTGAATATGGAACCGGACCAGGTCGGAAACGAAGAAGGAAGCACcgagaaaaaaaggagaagaagacaAAGCGGCGGAAAAAGGGGGAGGGAGATGGGGGGCAAAAG CAAGTGGAACAGAAGTCATCAGCAACTCTGCTTCTGACCTGGGGCCTGGAGGATGTGGAGCATGTGTTCTCTGAGGAGGATTACCACACACTCACCAACTACAAAGCCTTCAGCCAGTTCATGAG GCCCCTGATTGCTAAGAAGAATCCTAAGATCCCAATGTCTAAGATGATGACCATCCTTGGGGCCAAATGGAGAGAGTTCAGCGCCAACAACCCCTTCAAGGGGTCAGCAGCTGCTGTGGCGgcggcagcggcagcagcagcagcagctgtagCTGAGCAGGTGTCAGCTGCTGTCTCATCGGCCACCCCCATAGCACCCTCCGGACCCCCTGCCCTTCCACCACCCCCTGCTGCTGATATCCAGCCCCCACCCATCCGAAGAGCCAAAACCAAAGAGGGCAAAG GTCCAGGCCATAAGAGACGGAGTAAGAGCCCCCGAGTGCCTGATGGACGCAAGAAGCTTCGGGGAAAGAAAATGGCACCGCTCAAAATAAAACTAGGGCTGCTGGGtggcaagaggaagaaaggaggctCG TATGTTTTTCAGAGTGACGAAGGTCCTGAACCAGAGGCTGAGGAGTCAGACCTGGACAGTGGCAGTGTCCACAGTGCCTCAGGCCGGCCTGATGGCCCTGTCCGCACCAAGAAACTAAAGAGAGGCCGgccaggaaggaagaagaagaagg TCCTGGGCTGTCCTGCAGTGGccggggaggaggaggttgaTGGCTACGAGACGGATCACCAGGATTACTGTGAGGTGTGCCAGCAGGGTGGGGAAATTATTCTGTGTGACACCTGCCCTCGTGCCTACCACCTCGTCTGCCTTGATCCTGAGCTTGACCGGGCTCCCGAGGGCAAATGGAGCTGCCCTCACTGT GAGAAGGAGGGGGTCCAGtgggaggccaaagaggaagaggaggaatacgaagaggagggagaggaggaaggggagaaggaggaggaggatgatcACATGGAGTACTGCCGCGTGTGCAAGGACGGCGGGGAGCTGCTGTGCTGTGACGCGTGCATCTCTTCCTACCACATTCATTGTCTAAACCCTCCCCTGCCTGACATTCCCAATGGTGAATGGCTGTGTCCCCGATGCACA TGCCCTGTGCTGAAGGGTCGAGTGCAGAAGATCCTGCATTGGCGGTGGGGGGAGCCGCCTGTAGCAGTGCCAGCCCCTCAACAGGCAGACGGGAATCCAGATGTCCCAGCCCCGCGTCCTCTTCAAGGCAGATCAGAGCGAGAGTTCTTTGTCAAGTGGGTGGGACTATCCTACTGGCACTGCTCCTGGGCCAAGGAGCTTCAG CTGGAAATCTTCCATTTGGTTATGTACCGAAACTACCAGCGGAAGAATGACATGGATGAGCCCCCGCCCCTGGACTATGGCTCCGGCGAGGATGATGGGAAGAGTGACAAGCGTAAAGTGAAAGACCCACACTATGCTGAGATGGAGGAGAAGTACTATCGTTTTGGCATCAAGCCAGAGTGGATGACTGTCCACCGTATCATCAACCACAG TGTGGATAAAAAGGGGAATTACCACTATCTAGTAAAATGGAGGGACTTGCCATATGACCAGTCCACGTGGGAGGAAGATGAAATGAATATCCCTGAATATGAAGAACATAAGCAAAGCTACTGGAGACACCG AGAACTAATTATGGGGGAAGACCCTGCCCAGCCCCGGAagtataagaagaagaagaaggagctACAGGGTGATGGGCCTCCCAGTTCTCCCACTAATGAT CCTACCGTGAAATATGAGACTCAGCCACGGTTTATCACAGCCACTGGAGGCACCCTGCACATGTACCAGCTGGAAGGGCTGAACTGGCTGCGCTTCTCCTGGGCCCAGGGCACTGATACCATTCTAGCTGATGAGATGGGGCTGGGCAAGACCATACAAACTATTGTCTTCCTCTACTCACTCTATAAGGAG GGCCACACAAAAGGTCCCTTCCTGGTGAGTGCCCCACTCTCTACCATCATTAACTGGGAGCGGGAGTTCCAGATGTGGGCACCCAAATTCTATGTGGTGACATACACGGGTGACAAGGATAGCCGGGCCATCATTCGTGAGAATGAATTCTCCTTTGAGGACAATGCCATCAAAGGGGGCAAGAAAGCTTTTAAGATGAAG AGGGAGGCACAGGTGAAGTTCCACGTTCTCCTGACATCATATGAGCTGATCACCATTGATCAGGCAGCACTCGGTTCTATCCGCTGGGCCTGTCTTGTGGTAGATGAGGCCCATCGACTCAAGAACAACCAGTCCAAG TTTTTCAGGGTTCTCAATGGTTACAAGATAGATCATAAGTTGCTGCTAACAGGAACCCCATTGCAGAATAATCTGGAGGAGCTCTTCCATCTCCTGAACTTCCTCACCCCAGAGAGATTTAA CAACttggagggcttcctggaggagtttgctgaCATATCCAAAGAGGACCAGATCAAGAAACTGCATGATTTGCTGGGGCCACATATGCTACGGAGGCTCAAGGCAGATGTCTTTAAGAACATGCCAGCCAAGACAGAGCTCATCGTTCGGGTGGAGCTAAGCCCCATGCAGAA GAAATACTACAAGTACATCCTGACTCGAAATTTTGAGGCCTTGAATTCACGAGGTGGTGGGAACCAGGTGTCGCTGCTTAATATCATGATGGATCTTAAGAAGTGCTGCAACCATCCATACCTTTTTCCCGTGGCTGCTATG GAGTCCCCCAAACTCCCCAGTGGGGCTTATGAGGGTGGGGCACTTATTAAGTCATCTGGGAAGCTCATGCTGCTCCAGAAGATGCTGCGAAAGCTGAAGGAGCAAGGACACCGAGTACTCATCTTCTCGCAG ATGACCAAAATGTTAGACTTGCTTGAGGACTTCTTAGACTACGAAGGCTACAAGTATGAACGCATCGATGGTGGCATCACTGGTGCCCTGAGGCAGGAGGCCATCGATCGGTTTAATG CTCCTGGAGCCCAACAATTCTGCTTCCTCCTGTCCACCCGAGCTGGGGGCCTGGGCATCAATCTGGCCACTGCTGACACTGTCATCATCTTTGATTCTGACTGGAACCCCCATAATGACATCCAG GCCTTTAGCCGGGCTCATCGGATTGGCCAGGCCAACAAAGTGATGATTTACCGGTTTGTGACTCGTGCGTCAGTGGAAGAGCGAATCACACAAGTGGCCAAAAGAAAGATGATGCTGACACACCTGGTTGTGCGGCCTGGGCTGGGCTCCAAGGCAGGCTCCATGTCTAAGCAGGAGCTTGACGACATTCTCAAATTTGGCACTGAAGAGCTGTTCAAGGATGAAAACGAGG GGGAGAACAAGGAGGAAGACAGCAGTGTGATTCATTATGACAATGAGGCCATCGCTCGGCTGTTGGACCGGAACCAGGATGCAACTGAGGACACTGACGTGCAGAACATGAATGAGTATCTCAGCTCCTTCAAAGTGGCACAGTACGTCGTGCGAGAAGAAGACAAG ATTGAGGAAATTGAGCGAGAGATCATCAAGCAGGAGGAGAATGTGGACCCTGACTACTGGGAGAAGCTGCTGAGGCATCACTATGAGCAACAGCAGGAAGACTTAGCCCGGAATCTAGGCAAGGGCAAGCGGGTTCGCAAGCAAGTTAACTACAATGATGCTGCTCAGGAAGACCAAG ACAACCAGTCGGAGTACTCGGTGGGTtcagaggaggaggatgaagacTTCGATGAACGTCCTGAAG GGCGTAGACAGTCAAAGAGGCAGCTCCGGAATGAGAAAGATAAGCCACTGCCTCCACTGCTGGCCCGAGTCGGGGGCAACATTGAG GTGCTGGGCTTCAATACCCGTCAGCGGAAGGCTTTCCTCAATGCCGTGATGCGCTGGGGGATGCCACCACAGGATGCCTTCACCACGCAGTGGCTGGTGCGGGACCTGAGGGGCAAGACTGAGAAGGAGTTTAA GGCCTATGTATCTTTATTCATGCGCCATCTGTGTGAGCCTGGGGCAGACGGCTCTGAAACCTTTGCCGATGGGGTCCCTCGGGAGGGACTGAGTCGCCAGCAGGTGTTGACCCGCATTGGAGTCATGTCTCTCGTCAAGAAGAAG GTGCAGGAGTTTGAGCACATCAATGGGCGTTGGTCAATGCCAGAACTGATGCCCGACCCCAGCGCTGACTCTAAGCGCTCCTCCAGAGCCTCCTCTCCTACCAAAACGTCTCCCACCACTCCTGAGGCTTCTGCTACCAACAGTCCCTGCACCTCTAAACCTG CTACTCCAGCTCCAAGTGAGAAAGGAGAAGGCATAAGGACTCCTCTTGAGAAGGAGGAAGCTGAAAACCAGGAGGAGAAGCCAGAGAAGAACAGCAGAATTGGGGAGAAGATGGACACAGAG GTTGatgcccccagcccagccccatcaCTCGGGGAGCGGCTGGAGCCAAGGAAGATTCCTCTAGAGGATGAGGTGCCAGGGGTACCTGGAGAGATGGAGCTTGAACCTGGGTACCGTGGGGACAGAGAGAAGTCAG CCACAGAGTCGACGCCAGGAGAAAGGGGGGAGGAGAAGCCGATGGatggacaggaacacagggagagGCCGGAGGGGGAAGCAGGGGATTTGGGCAAGAGAG AAGATGTAAAAGGTGACCAGGAGCTTCGACCAGGGCCTCGAGATGAGCCACGGTCCAATGGGCGAcgagaggaaaagacagagaagCCCCGGTTCATGTTCAATATCGCAGATGGTGGCTTCACAG AGCTTCACACACTGTGGCAGAATGAGGAACGGGCAGCTATTTCCTCAGGCAAACTCAATGAGATCTGGCACAGAAGACACGACTACTGGCTTCTGGCTGGGATTGTCCT CCATGGCTATGCCCGGTGGCAGGACATCCAGAATGATGCTCAATTTGCCATTATCAACGAGCCATTTAAAACTGAAGCCAATAAGGGGAACTTTCTGGAGATGAAAAATAAGTTCCTGGCCCGGAGGTTCAAG CTCCTGGAGCAGGCGCTGGTGATTGAGGAGCAGCTGCGGCGGGCGGCCTACCTGAACCTGTCGCAGGAGCCGGCGCACCCCGCCATGGCCCTCCACGCCCGCTTCGCCGAGGCCGAGTGCCTGGCCGAGAGCCACCAGCACCTCTCCAAGGAGTCGCTGGCGGGGAACAAGCCGGCCAACGCCGTCCTGCACAAGGGTAAGGGCCGCGGCGGCCCCGCGCGGGGGAGGGCCCACAACGCTGC TTCTGAACCAGCTGGAGGAGTTGCTGAGCGACATGAAGGCGGACGTGACCCGCCTGCCAGCCACGCTATCCCGAATACCCCCCATCGCAGCCCGCCTTCAGATGTCCGAGCGCAGCATCCTCAGCCGGCTGGCCAGCAAGGGCACGGAGCCTCACCCCACACCG GCCTTCCCCCCGGGTCCCTACGCTACACCTCCGGGGTACGGGGCGGCCTTCAGCGCCGCACCCGTAGGGGCCCTGGCCGCCGCAGGCGCCAATTACAGCCAGATGCCTGCAGGGTCCTTCATCACAG CCGCCACCAACGGCCCTCCAGTGCTggtgaagaaggagaaggaaatggTGGGGGCGTTGGTGTCAGACGGGCTGGATCGGAAGGAGCCCCGAGCCGGGGAGGTGATCTGTATAGACGACTGACTGGATCCCAGGCCTGCCCTTCACCCAGGCCCCGTCCCCGAGGCCGACCCCCAGCTCAAGCGCTGGGGCCTGCTGCCAGCCCTCCACCTTCCCCACCCCTTGGGCCATCACTGGGCTAG